A genomic stretch from Arachis stenosperma cultivar V10309 chromosome 3, arast.V10309.gnm1.PFL2, whole genome shotgun sequence includes:
- the LOC130967199 gene encoding two-component response regulator ARR14-like: MAANNNPHSLTDQNANSMPPLILDHQFSTTTALRLLVVDHDPEHLRLIQDMAFQCNYQVTTCFEGSYALNLLRESSGCFDVVLCDVHMPGIMDDGSRLLDHVLQEFNIPVVMMCATDDESSSAVMEGMKKKGACYNLVKPLSEQDLRNIWQNVVEKTQKEVCYDDESKETVNRRKRSLSTESDGHDHDVQPNTPSKKPRFVWTEERHQMFVDAVLQLRIDKAVPRKILELMDIPDLTRENVASHLQKYRMHLKKKSEETKQTNSDGKINVNREANKQLCAPLRVQASTNIPQITQILPLHHQYYSSLSVPKYDPVIMASKCDHHFHHQPQPIVSAVPHALMKSPNSNSNPFDINNGIVGSNMTLNYQNNNNYGRYIIQQSNYNYPMMALQSWDGAAFQGGMRGDSGGCRSDLLVDYNAYSSSSSSLASAPLDHYHRQMNNSVRKVVALLISSMMAIFQPHHLIILK; this comes from the exons ATGGCCGCCAACAACAATCCGCATTCTCTCACTGATCAGAATGCAAATTCTATGCCTCCGCTTATTCTTGATCATCAATTCTCCACTACCACTGCTCTTAGGCTTCTGGTCGTTGATCATGATCCTGAACACTTAAGACTTATTCAAGATATGGCTTTTCAATGCAACTATCAAG TGACCACATGCTTCGAGGGTTCTTATGCTTTGAATCTTCTTCGGGAGAGCAGTGGGTGTTTCGATGTGGTACTATGTGATGTTCATATGCCGGGGATAATGGATGATGGTTCTCGGTTACTTGACCATGTTCTCCAAGAATTCAATATTCCTGTCGTAA TGATGTGTGCAACAGATGATGAGTCATCAAGTGCAGTGATGGAGGGTATGAAAAAGAAAGGGGCTTGTTATAATTTAGTTAAACCTCTTAGCGAGCAAGATTTGAGGAACATATGGCAGAATGTGGTGGAGAAAACCCAGAAAGAAGTTTGCTATGATGATGAAAGCAAAGAAACAGTgaatagaaggaagaggagCTTATCAACTGAAAGCGATGGTCATGATCATGATGTTCAGCCCAACACTCCCAGCAAGAAGCCACGTTTTGTTTGGACCGAAGAAAGGCATCAAATGTTCGTCGATGCTGTACTCCAACTAAGGATTGATA AAGCTGTGCCAAGGAAAATTCTAGAATTGATGGATATCCCTGATTTGACAAGGGAAAATGTAGCAAGCCATCTCCAG AAATATCGGATGCATCTTAAGAAGAAAAGTGAGGAGACTAAACAAACAAATAGTGATGGGAAGATAAATGTTAATAGAGAAGCTAACAAGCAACTTTGTGCACCATTGAGGGTTCAAGCTTCCACCAACATTCCTCAAATTACACAAATACTTCCCCTTCATCACCAATATTATTCTTCGTTATCTGTGCCAAAATATGATCCCGTTATTATGGCATCAAAGTGTGATCATCATTTCCATCATCAGCCTCAACCCATTGTTAGTGCTGTACCTCATGCTTTGATGAAATCCCCTAATAGTAATAGTAATCCCTTTGACATCAACAACGGCATTGTTGGAAGTAATATGACACTTAATTAtcagaataataataattatggTCGTTACATTATTCAACaatctaattataattatcCGATGATGGCTCTTCAATCATGGGATGGAGCTGCTTTTCAAGGGGGAATGAGGGGAGATAGTGGTGGCTGTAGGAGTGATCTTCTCGTTGATTACAATGCatattcatcttcttcatcatcattagCATCAGCCCCACTTGATCATTATCATCGTCAAATGAATAATTCAGTCAGGAAAGTGGTGGCATTGCTGATATCCTCAATGATGGCTATATTCCAACCTCATCACTTgataatactaaaataa